The Caenorhabditis elegans chromosome I genome includes the window GCTCTGCGAAGTAGATGACGATGATCTAGTGGACGTTTCATTTTTGGTCACAGTGGAAATTGAACTCCGCTTGGAAGATCCTACTGTCGTTGACGTTCCAAGACATGATGTTGAACATGTCGAACATCCACACAGAACTTCTTCCAATGTTTCACATTGCCCGcttttagtattttttaatatatcgGACATAGTAGTGTTTTCTGCTGAAACACTTGTGAAAGTTgggaggaaaaaaaattgtattttaggAACTGCTAGATAAAAGATTACATGTATGTTTAGCCGTATTgtccgatttttttaaacttaaattatAACATTgaagtattgaaaaaatatttgctctaAGACAACTTACGGAGCACAATATCAGAAGGTGTTGTTGTAGGAGTAGAAGGTTCAATTGGAATCGTATTCGTTGACATTCGATCAGTACTTTCTAGTTTTCCAAAGAAAACCAGCAAAATAATAGGAAACATggagaaaatatatttgttccGCATTTTCGAAAGCGAATGAAATGTTGGAAAGCAGGATTCATCGAATGGCAACATGAATTGGAACTAGGCAACCGATGAAGTTTCCGATGGAAATCCAtggagatttttgttttatttgattttatttttacatgtttttattcatgtttttcgtacatttttttgtattttatgaGCTCTATTGTCATGGAAACACGCTGCTTTGTgggatttttcttgaaatgtttGTTATAGCAGTTGAATATGAAGTTGTCTTATGAAGTGAAGTGACTTATGAAGTGTCTTATGATATGAAGTGagaataatttatattttaccAGAATCATAACTTTTGAAAGTTATACTTTCCagattcagaaatatttttataaagattcaataattcaatttcaatttcaatttcaatttcaatttcaagaaTATAAAGATTCAGAAACAGGCGAGATAAACTCCTCTAATGGCTTGATCGGGTGCATTTACATCAGGATCATTGAATTGTTCAACTTTCTTCATAATTTCCCTCCTAGAGTTCCACGTGTTTCgcataataaaataaaactccGGGTACTCGAATATCAATTTAAGGGGAGAAAGTAGAGAAGAGTGTAGCTATCATTAACTGATAAGAGTCGCCAACTATGGTCTCTCACTGTTTATAATCATTCGCCTCCCGTCGGGCTCACTGAGCACATTCTTTTCTTTgggagaaaagagaaaatgaatttCGAACTTATTCTAGTTTCTCTAGCAACATGTATTTTATCTGTAAATGCAGATTTTGTAAGTTTtcgtaattaaaaaaaattgatatatgTACATATTCGGatttaaaaatcccaaaaaacaaataaaaatagattttcaattgtattgtattatacaatacaatacaatacaatagATGTTCAATAACATGCACAAGGTGTAAtagatctttaaaaattaagatgtGGAGCACTTCGAgctagaaaaaattagatctgaaatttttccagttttgataattttacgGATGACTAGgctttctttgatttttttccgtcCTTGAATGTCTGCAAAATCATCGTAGgatattctttgaaaaattccgattttcctTCAGCACGAGGAATGCCGTCAATCCCTCCGCGATGGACGTCTTCGTATCGAAACAGTTGCAGAAACTCTGGCATCTCGTGAAATCGATCGACTTGTCTCACTAATGTCTAACTCGAAAGATCAAATTAAGGGTTAtaatgcagaaaaattgaattactCTCCAAAACTTCAAGATCTCATCAAAATCCGAGATGATCAGCCACCATGTCCACAACCAAATGCAACAATGTTCACAACACCTACTACGCCGGCTGCACCCACAACGACTGCTGATCCAACTACAGTTGCAGATGACACAACTACAGCTGGAGCAACCGATTCGAGCACATCTGGAGCATCGGATGCACCATCATCAacaccaccacctccaccgaAAATTTCTGACAAGAAGAAAAGATTCAGTCCAAGTAAAGTATATGTGACAAAGACAAAGGATATGGATCCTTTCTCCTGGTATATGAAGACTCTTCATGTAAGCTGAAATTATGACTTaggaggcttaggcttaggctttttCCTATGTTTcgacttaggcttagacttacgTGTTGGCATGGAGAATTGCATCGTGCCTACGAACGCGTGTCTCACGCCTACCTGCCCTGTCTCTTCTCCGATACTCCTTCACAGGCTGTATATATATGTCTATTTTTCAGTACTACATGAAACGTGAATCAGAAGTTTGTAATAATCAAATCACCGATCTTAACTCCATCACCGAAGATCAACTTTTCGGATACTTCTCCACACTTGCTACTGCTCATCCAGGACCATTCTGTTCACTTTGTCATAGATTTGCCGaagaaattcattcaaaagtATTGAAACCAAATAGCCTTCTGATTACTGATGATGAATACCATATTTCACATCTTCTCTACAATCATTTTCCAAAGCCAAAAGCAATTTGTACAGCTATTGCGCCGGGATGTGATGACGATTATGCAGCGAGGGGTAAGAGAAATCCGATAgaaattgaaactatttttcgattttttattcagtttttgaaattatttttctagaaaaaaattattgaaaaaaaaaattataaacttcaCGAAGAAGATCcttcatgaaaaattcagcagatgttctaaaattttaacttttttctaattaaaacgtttaaaactagatttcagattttttttaaacccaaagttcgaaaaatctcccaaaaaatattaaaatcatatatttggaaattaaagtttaaaacaaaaatgtgttttgcatcaatcacatttttccagtGTTATGCTTTCGAAAcatcactttaaaaatacattattaCACAGTTGTTGTGAAGTTTACCGATgttccattcaaaaatttggtctcaccacgaagacttcacatttttcagaattttgtacGATTTAGCacgttttcagagaatttccTGATTTAACAAgagaaaaaacgtttaaaaaaatcgaaataattttcgaattgaGTTACTGTAGaataaaggcgcacacctacAGTCTTGATTCGAGAATATTTTGTTCGTGGCGAGAGTTTTTAAGCAgaaccacaaaaaatttcgcaacgtggaataattttcaatttcagttctAAACCTGACCGAATCAGTAGTCTGCCTGGAATGTACCGCCTGTATGTCCATCACAAATGTGCTTCAACATAAGATCTTCCTTCAACCAGCCATGCTTGATCAGACTTACTATTGGCTCCGCGGAAACCTTTTCCACAATTTGTGTGCTGAACTTTGTCTCGCATTCCAGGGATTAGATATTCCACTTTTCCCGCATGGATTTACTTATGACGGATGCCAGAATGTGATGAAAAAGAAGTTTTATCAGCTTATCGACGTTGCAACAGTTATCACTAGACCCGAAAGATTTTGCAGTTTGGAGCTTCAATGGTGTGAGCTCAATGAGCAGCCAAATGCACTTCATTGTCTACGAGAACTTTGTCAAGAGTGTGAGTTTTTCTCAACTAAAGATAAAAATATAAACGAAACCATTATTACAGATTTCAAAGATACTCCACAAACTCGTTGGCTTTGTAGTCAAATTCCAGATAGACCGGAGCAAGCAgatgcatttttaaatattcgacaaacgaaagtgaaaaaagaaaagaaagactATCATATGGAATTCGAGAAAAGAAACCTTCACGATGAACTTTAGACGTTTTCTTATAATTgcataatttaatttttataaactttttacTTTGCTGATTCttcttttatattttgtgTCTTTAAACAAAACGCTGACTTTCCTTTCTCCAATATTAATAGTCTCTAGAGTCACGAACAGTAGTCGAATTCCTGTGTTCAAGTAGTAAATGTTTACTCTCACCGGATACCAAAACTTAACTCATTTTACTAAATGTTCACGATGAAACGAAGTGTAGCATTTTGTTTAATATTAATTCCTATAACAATTTCAACGCAATGTTTCGTTTGCGATTCATTTCAAGGTTATTGTGATTTCGATGGTTCAACATGTGTTGGTCCGAAATGTTCGAGACGAACAGCGCCCATGACTAGTGAGTTAATTATTATACAATTGCAGTCAGCTTCGAATTTCAGATGGTTTGATACGTGAACAACGAATTTGCGTTCCATCCGATTCTCCTATTGGGTGTAGAAAAGCTGTTTTGTGGGATGAGATGGAAGGTGTCGAATGCGTTTGCGAAGGGCATCTGTGTAAcattgcttcttttttttctataacttGCCCATTAAcattgattatttttatgattttattttaacgtGAATAAACATCACAAAAGTGAGCTTACTCAAGGGGTGGGGTGTGGGGCGGCTAAACCAACCACTAACAAGTAACAAAAAGAAGGGTGacagtaagaaaaaaaaacaggagaTGGGTATGCTTAGCAACTGGGGGAACGTGCTAAGAGCACTTGGCAATGAACTTATTGCTTCTGAGCGGAAACGAGAACCGATGCAGCTTCGTCGACCTTCGAGCGGAACAATTCACTATCTTGAAGCATCATGATCAACTCGGAATTGTCGATTTCGAGCATCATTCCTGTGATTTTTCCTGCGTCCTTGTGTCCCGGGTAGAGTTTCTCAATGAGAGCGTAGATACGCTCACCAAGAAGTTGCTTTTGCTCCTGAAAAGATGTATCATGAAATTAAGTATTGCAAAACAAAGTAAGCTTACCTGAGGAGCAGCAGCGGCCAACATTGCAGATGTGAGTGGCTCTTGTCCTCCAATAACGATTCCTTGTGGTCTTTGCTGGTATGCCTGATATGGCTGTGGTGGAGCCTTTGGTCCGGTTGGAGCTGGTCTTTGCTGCTGTTGTTGCTGTGGTGGACGTGGAACGTTTTGCTGTTGGACTCCAGGATTTTGGGTGCGTGGTGGTCCCTGCATGCGGACGCCTCCTTGAGCGACTTGATTGTACTGCTGTGGTGGACCGCGTGGTCCTCCTTGTTGGTTCTGTGGACGTCCCATGCGGTTTTGGTAGACACCTGGGCCTTGAGCCATCATGTACTGATTTTGGACTGGGTACTGATTTTGCATTCCCCAGCGACCTCCTGGGCGAACCATCTGTTGTCCACCGGCGAAGTTGCGCTgctgaaataataaattcgagcattacaaaaaaaacaacaaaaaactaacctGTTGCATCGGATTAGCAACATAGTATCCTGGTCCTGGCTGTGTTGGGTTGTACATGGCTGCTCCTGGAACGTTGCCGTGCATTCTCATGCTTGCAAGACGTTGCATGTATTGAGAAGCAAGCTGTGCACGACGATCTTCTTTACGTTGAGCAATAGCCACATACAATGGCTTTGAGCACACCATTTTTGAGTTCATCTCAGTCACTGCACTTGTAGCTTCCTCCGGCTTTTCGAAGCAGACAAAACCGAATCCCTTTGATCTCCCATTTTCGTCAGTCATGACCTAAAAATATTATGTATATGatagcattttgaaaaagtttaccAACCTTAGCACTCGTGATGTTTCCGTAAGACTCGAATTGCTTCTTCAAGCCATCATCATCGACAGTCTCGTCGAGGTTTTTGACGTAGAGATTGACTCCTTGATACTTCTGCATACGCTCAGCCTTGTGTTGCTCGTGcttctttttcaattcagCGTGTCTCTCAGACTTCTTTTGGGCACGGCAGACATGAAGTTTCAAGTCAGTTCCCTCGATGGTTGAATCGTGAAGAGCTTGCACAGCAGTCTCGGCCTCTTCTGGATTAGCAAAAGCAACAAATCCGAATCCCTTGGACTTTCCCTCGACAGTCATGACTTCGCAGCTGGTAATGTTTCCGAACTTGGCGAAGAGCTTCTCAAGGGTTTCCTTGTTGTAGTGATCTCCAAAGTTCTTCACGTAGACATTGGTGAACTGTTTGGCAGTCTCTCCAAGCTCGCGATTGCGTTGAGCACGTGGCTGGAATTTGCCAACGAAAACCTTCTTCCCGGCCAGAAGCATGCCATTGACTTTTTGGATAGCATTTTGGGCAGCTTCCTCGGTCTCGAAGTGAACGAAACCGTAGCCTTTGCTGAATCCGTCCTCGTCGATAGCAACCTGTACAACATAAATTGAAGGCGGTTTGGCAATGCTCTAAAGAAAACGTTACCTTGCAGGAGAGAATGTTTCCGAACAGGGAGAAGGTATCGTAGATTGACTTGTTGTCGATGACCTTATCGAGGTTCTTGATGAAGATATTGCCAGCTCCCGAACGACGCATAGCTGGATCTCTTTGAGACCACATGATTCTCATTGGTTTGCCGTGAAGAGCCTCGAAGTTCATGGTGTCCATGGCAcgttcagctgaaaattgaattgaattaaaGATTGAAGTGAATTTGGAGACAAACAAACCATCAGCTGGTTGTTGGAAGTTGACGTAGGCATAGCCCAATGAGAGACGAGTGGCATTGTCTCTGCAGACACGAATAGAAAGAACAGGGCCGGCAGCGCTGAACTTCTCGAACAGGATCGACTCGTTGACGTCCGGGTGGAGGTCTCCGACGTAGAGCGAAGCCATGGTGTACGACGAGCCGGTCTGATTTTGGCCTGGTTGAGGAGCAGCAGCGCCAGCAACGGCGGCAGCGGGAGCAGCGACGTTCATTTCCATGATTTTACTGAATTGAAGATTGAATAAATAGAATAGAAGTAATATTTTAGTGACCGTCACGTATTTCCGTACTTTTTTATTATGGGTGAGGAGTTGGGTCACGGAACAACGTCTAGCGAGGAAGTCAGGCGACGTCTAGCCAGACCGCGGGTTAATGTAGTGTCTGCCTACCTACAACTAAAGAGCAAATGACGATAGTACGCTAAGAATAGCAGAAAGGGCGGAGTTAGCCTAATTGTCTAATAAACGCTCACATCTCGGGACCTGGGAAGTATCGATCGGGAAACACGCAGCAATTATTCGTATCGGTAAAAAATTACttgttattcaacaaaaagaGACAGAAAACTATATGTCCTTCCCAAATAATCATAGAAAACAATTTAGCACGGAAACAAGTAACGGTTCGAATTACGAAataggaaaaatcaataaaactcaCGTTTTGGTGTCGGATCGTccaaagaataatttttttggtgatttttagggttttttaaatttttatgggTTTTTGAGCAGTTTAAATTGGGATTTACTGTCCTTTTGCTCAGAGCCAGGAGAACTCGGATCccaaaaaccggaaaaagaCACACTAGTGTTTCAAGGGAGGAGGGAATGTgccgatgggtctcgccacgaaatgCATCGCGAACCGTAGTTATCGCTGCTTTGCCCCTATTTCTGGCCCAAAATCTGATACTTTTCGCtgtttcgtttcttttttgcagaaaattatgtttttgaaaccaaattttagtttattcgacttatttctgttttttagTTGCAAACTTTCAACAGATAAACGCCTTTTTATATAATTCTTCAAGCTGTAAACTattataaattgaatttcttaccacttattttttgagacgttgaaattttctgaagtaGTACGGATGATCGCTTTCGTAAAGACGTTTTGaagttatttgttttttaatgtgcCGTCCTTCTTTTGCTCTATTTACGTGGCTCAAATTAGAAGTTCACGcagttattttttctattttcaggtAAATCATCATGGCTCCAGCTGCTAAGCCACAGGTTAGTGAAGTTTCTCTGGAGTTAAATTTTCGAGCAGCGATGGAGTAATCCGGAGCTCGGGTGATTTAATTGAGAAGGAGTAGCTTCCCCGCTCATTCTGTCACGGGCTTCGGGTGCTCAATGTAAGCGCTCGCGAATTCTCCAATATTCGAACGCCTGATGATCCATATATTCGTTTAGGTCAAGAAAAATGCTGAGAACATCAACTCCCGACTCTCCATGGTCATGAAGACTGGACAATACGTCCTCGGATACAAGCAGACTCTCAAATCCCTTCTCAACGGAAAGGCTAAGCTTGTCATCATTGCCAACAACACTCCACCACTCAggtaaatcaatatttatcaTTTCGGATTTTTATTAACTCatgattaattttcagaaagtccgAGATTGAGTACTACGCCATGCTCGCCAAAACTGGAGTTCACCACTACAACGGAAACAACATTGAGCTCGGAACCGCCTGTGGACGTCTCTTCCGTGTGTGCACCCTTGCAGTCACTGATGCCGGAGACTCCGACATCATCCTCAGCGTTCCATCTGAGAGCGCATAAGCTGTTTGTTATTGTTAcaataaattgttgaaaacagTTTAGAATCAGTATTTTTAACACAAATTGTTTATTGCAAATCAGGTGCGGCTTTAGTAACACTTTCCAGTTGCGCTTCGTAAACGATGTCACGGATGGACTTTTGGATCTTCAGCCAGTGTATGCGATCCTTGTATCCTATTTCTTTCAATGGGAGGTACAACGATCGACAGAATTCCATGTACTCGTCAGATGGCATTTCTTCTAGTTTCTCTTTCTTAGAAGAGGGACCTTGGTATAAATCGTACGGCTGTCCCTGGAATTGCATCGGACGttttttcatcacaaaatCGTTTTGATTCACACTGTCCAGGAACATGAGCgaatcaaaaaacttccatTTCGGTCGTATAGGGCATCCATCATGATCAAATGTTAACTTCCGTCGAGTTTTCACGTATGtgtctttcagatttttccaatgcttttcgatttcttcgactggaaaaaaaccaattataaCTGAAGTAGAAATGATAACTTACTTGTGAGCGGAGGGCTCAACACGAACTGTTGATTAATCACCTCAACAACTTCAGCAAAGAGATTTTTCCGTGCTGCCGAGCTCACTTTTTCTCGTGTTGAATCCCAAAGACCCGGTCTGTGTGCAATTGCTTCACACATTGCAAATCTAACACTATCTGTTACTTGACGCATCATGTACTGAACCTCTtctttttgctgaatttgttGTGAATTTCAGTGTTATTTAGTTGCACACCTACATACCTGAGGAACAACATGTGTCATGTGAGAATGTGGTGTAGGACCGGTAGAAGTAGACTGACTTTGATGGCCCTGATGATTTTGGTGACTCCATTGGTCCATTGCTCGATAAACtaagaatattttcaaaaaactgacgATGTTGATGATCGAAAGAGACAGCTATCTAAACTAGTTTTAGTTCATAGTTTTTGTATAAACTTTGTgagattatatttttaaactattaatTTAGACAAATCTCTCCTATTTGGATATTCGTAATTATTGAAgctttctaattatttttaatatctaTCACTTCAATTGAAAAGTCGaagcattttgaaaagttcagcTCGAAGTCTTTAAAAGTCTTTAAAAcaagtctttaaaaaatggtcGCGTCGTCGCAGGACGTCGAAAATTGATCGGTGCGACGCGTGCGGTGCGGCGTTGCGTGCTGTTGCAGGGATTGTGAGAAGCATAGAGGGTGCAGAATGTCTATTTATTATGAAGTATGTGAGGGGGAGCAGACACTGGGTGGATGAAGTCACAATTACAATTATCGTACAACCAATATGGCATCGAGattgagaaacaaaaaagaaaaaaagtacaaagtAGGAAATTGAATTCTAAATTCAACATCTGGATTCAGCTAAGTTGTCTAAATATGTTCACTAAGATGGCAAGAAGCAATCATTGAGTCGGTCTGTAGTGAAGTGGATGCTCGCTGGATATCATTGGAAGTGAAGGTGAATGAACGTTGAGACGGCATGTGAACCTTTTTCCAGCTATATCAATTTCAAAGTGTCCAGATGATACAAATTCAGGTGATACTCCAAACTCTTTATTTTCCACGTAGCCAATGCAAAcctgaaatacaatttttgagaagatcATCCAGTTTTCCCAACATTCTTTCTTTCGTTAATTATCCCACTGTCACCTACTGTTCTAGTCTCACCCAACATATGTCTTCTTTGTCTACAATTAACTGGCAGGGGAAAGGGTCAGACCAACTTCCCCCAAGTCAATACCATTTCGGTGTTCACAAAGAAATGACCAATTGAGGTCATGCCAACTTCCCAAATGCTAGGATTCTTAATGGCGATAGATATTGTTGTAAGTGAGTGAGCACTGAATACACAACGACAGGTGTGCCAGTGTGACGAGATGATGGTCATATTAATGAGCACGTCACACTGTTTCTTTTTATCCTAGATATCGGGGATCAAAAGTACGAGTTGAAGACGTGTTGGAATTTACTACAGAGGGAACCGAGAAGGGTCCCagaaaaatttagctgccgaAGAGCAGGTTCAGCTAAGTTACAtatgacattttgaaattgtctaatttttaaaaaggtttttaaaaaccataCAATTGTATggatcaaaattatttttaaaaaacatttcaataatCACATAAATTTCAGGTAAAAACTTAGAAGGTGTTTCAGACATTTTGGAAACGTCATAACTTGGCTGAACCTGATCTTCGATAgctaactattttttttcagaatttcagatatATTTACCTGACATCCCAAAGTGAAACCATATGCCGCAGAAGTTGTCAACCCAACAGCTCGTCCAtctttcaaaatagtttcacCTCCTTGAGGCCATGGATCAGTTTCCTTATCATGTCCATCAACAAGCAGTTGTACAAATCGCTTCGAAACTCCACGTTCAACTTGTTCTTCAAGTGCTTTTTTCCCTATGAAATCCTTTTTAAAATCAACACGGAAAAGTCGTCCACACTCGACAGGTGTCACTGTTGCATTGATATCCTGTCCCCAGTAGacatagaatttttcaatccGAAGCTGGCGGAGAGTGTAGTAGCCGGCGTGTTGAAGACTGTATTCTTTTCCTGCGTCAAGAATCTTCTCGTAGACATTTTGAGCAAcctgaattttaataaaatgaaaaaaatacattaaagATTTTTCTCACAAGAGTACGGTATGTTTTCAAGGGAATCATAAAACTAAAACCATCTTCTCTAAAAACTACACGATTTTGCTGATCGTGATTCCCAGacgcaaaattttgtgatttttccgccaaaaagcTGTACCCGGTcccgacacgacaatttttggtcAACGCAAAGGGATCTtagggagtactgtagttacaAACTTACGTTGCTGcagaatgaaaaatcgatgagaaTTCCGCACAAACGAAAGCTTAACATCAcaatactcaaaaaatgtcGTGTCAAGCccggataccgtatttctggttcaaaaattgcaaaactttaCATCTGGGTGAtagttttaatcaaaaattgaagctgTTTCATACACTAGCCAGTTTCTACATTTACCTCATTAGGTACATAGATAACCCAACCAAGTTCACCACAATGTGTAACACTTATAGCTCGTATTCCTGTTGCCATTCCAATATTAATTTCTTGACATCTAAATGTTGGGAAATCGTTACTACTCATCGATAATCCTGTGATATCGCCCATTAGATAACGAGAAGATGGTCCAATTAAATCAAGAGCCGTGTACGCTCCGGTTACATCTTGAACATGTACTCGTGCTTTCAGAATTGCTTGCCATTTTTTCATCCAAACAAGTACACGCTCTTGTTGAATAGTCGGTGCAACCATGAAGAACTTCTTTTCTCCGAGTCTGCTCAATGTGCAATCCGTCACATATCCTCCTTTTTGATGTTGCATTCCTGTGTAGACTGTGGTTCCAATTGGCTCATCAACATTTGCAGAACACAGAAATTGCAGATATTCCACAGCATCTTCACCCTGAAATAGGAGAATACTTTATTTCAAATCAGAATTATTGGGAAATTAATTAATAGTACGGatcaggaaatttcaaaatttttagttttcagtgTGTCATGTATTCTATAACCCAAACCAGAAATTCTGTGGTTTTGCGCCAAGAGTACGGTAttcggtctcgacacgacaaatttatgataaattttcaaattgtgcgcacctttaaaaaagtactgtagtttcaaactttcgacttttagttttagaaaaaactcaaaatatatTATATAATTACTTATACTTTAACAAATCgcaaaaatctatgaaaaaaaagacttGGGAACTAcagaattcaacaaaaatcttcGTTTCGAGACCAGTTACCgtacttttatcaaaaaatacgaaaaacttGATATTTCACGATTTCTTGAACTATAAACTTTACTGTACGAAACCTTACAGTAATATCATATTTGCTGAAACTGCTCATATCCATAAGCCCAACTCGTTCTCTACATGCTTCATATTCACTGGCGACCCTTTCGAACCATTCTGGTTTTCCAATAAGCGCATCTTGACCACTCATCAATGcatttctttcagtttttggtGTTTTCTCAAACCACAGCGGTCGTTCGTAACCCATAATCTCTCCGAAAACGGCTCCCGCATCTCTCAACTGATGATAAATCGGAGCCATTCGTAGGTTTCTCGCTGTATGGCACTGATGGGAATGGTAGAGATTCGAATATGTTAGAGCTGCTACTTCAGGTGTTCTTCCTATCAAATATTGATTGTTTGCATGCAAATCAATAAATCTTCCAACATCAACACGAGCAACGTCTGCTGTAGAACTCTGTGATTCACACATCAATTCTCCAAGGATTTTTCCAAGTCCTCCTGCCAGAGAAAGTCCTTGTCCATTCATTCCACACATCACCCAATATCCCTTCGCCTGTGAACTTTCTCCAATTGTCGGGAGTTTGTCTGGAGTATAGGCTTCCATTCCAACAATCAGATCTCCATGATTGCAATCACCAAGCATTGGGCATCGAGAAATCAGCTTTTCAAGGTttggatctgaaaaatgattctAGCTTTAGTGGCACAATAATTGTATGATAAGAGGTGCGcggaattttataaaatgagCCAATGTATCTgttgtccaaaattttcaataaaacttaTTGATAGAACACAGAAAAATACTTTCTTTATcggtaaataaattttattttagatgcaacaactgaaaaagttctaaaatattgtttgaaaGTTGGGAATCGCCTGAAAAAATCCGGAaactttcagatattttttgagcgctttttcaattgtatcatctgaaataaaaactattttcagataaaacaaGTATTTTTGTATGTTCTGacagtaaattttaatttaaaaaatattgatacaACACGGTACGCtgttttgtagaattgccgcCCAGCAGTGAACCGTAACGCCATACCAAATGTATTCCAGTCCGGTTCTGGATGTTGCCAAGGCGTTGCTGATCCAGTTTGTCTTGCAAGTGGCCGAATACTTTCTTCGGCAAATCCTGCACAAAGAGTCTTGAAAGAAGTGGTCCGGAGCATCACATTTCCGTCGAGGTcgttgaaaactgaaaatccaattaattttatcaattttcatctACAAAAGACTTACTCGGTGTCATATCACTAACTGATCCTGTTGGTAATTTTGAAGTGTGAATATACGAGTAGGTACATGGATATGCAGCTGTTTGAACATGCTGATGAGGAAGTGCCTTGACAAGATGACTACCAGCCCACTGAAAAGCTAATAAAGATTCACTT containing:
- the Y106G6H.1 gene encoding Saposin B-type domain-containing protein (Confirmed by transcript evidence), with the protein product MNFELILVSLATCILSVNADFHEECRQSLRDGRLRIETVAETLASREIDRLVSLMSNSKDQIKGYNAEKLNYSPKLQDLIKIRDDQPPCPQPNATMFTTPTTPAAPTTTADPTTVADDTTTAGATDSSTSGASDAPSSTPPPPPKISDKKKRFSPSKVYVTKTKDMDPFSWYMKTLHYYMKRESEVCNNQITDLNSITEDQLFGYFSTLATAHPGPFCSLCHRFAEEIHSKVLKPNSLLITDDEYHISHLLYNHFPKPKAICTAIAPGCDDDYAARVLNLTESVVCLECTACMSITNVLQHKIFLQPAMLDQTYYWLRGNLFHNLCAELCLAFQGLDIPLFPHGFTYDGCQNVMKKKFYQLIDVATVITRPERFCSLELQWCELNEQPNALHCLRELCQEYFKDTPQTRWLCSQIPDRPEQADAFLNIRQTKVKKEKKDYHMEFEKRNLHDEL
- the pab-1 gene encoding Polyadenylate-binding protein (Confirmed by transcript evidence), whose product is MEMNVAAPAAAVAGAAAPQPGQNQTGSSYTMASLYVGDLHPDVNESILFEKFSAAGPVLSIRVCRDNATRLSLGYAYVNFQQPADAERAMDTMNFEALHGKPMRIMWSQRDPAMRRSGAGNIFIKNLDKVIDNKSIYDTFSLFGNILSCKVAIDEDGFSKGYGFVHFETEEAAQNAIQKVNGMLLAGKKVFVGKFQPRAQRNRELGETAKQFTNVYVKNFGDHYNKETLEKLFAKFGNITSCEVMTVEGKSKGFGFVAFANPEEAETAVQALHDSTIEGTDLKLHVCRAQKKSERHAELKKKHEQHKAERMQKYQGVNLYVKNLDETVDDDGLKKQFESYGNITSAKVMTDENGRSKGFGFVCFEKPEEATSAVTEMNSKMVCSKPLYVAIAQRKEDRRAQLASQYMQRLASMRMHGNVPGAAMYNPTQPGPGYYVANPMQQQRNFAGGQQMVRPGGRWGMQNQYPVQNQYMMAQGPGVYQNRMGRPQNQQGGPRGPPQQYNQVAQGGVRMQGPPRTQNPGVQQQNVPRPPQQQQQQRPAPTGPKAPPQPYQAYQQRPQGIVIGGQEPLTSAMLAAAAPQEQKQLLGERIYALIEKLYPGHKDAGKITGMMLEIDNSELIMMLQDSELFRSKVDEAASVLVSAQKQ
- the rpl-30 gene encoding Large ribosomal subunit protein eL30 (Confirmed by transcript evidence), which codes for MAPAAKPQVKKNAENINSRLSMVMKTGQYVLGYKQTLKSLLNGKAKLVIIANNTPPLRKSEIEYYAMLAKTGVHHYNGNNIELGTACGRLFRVCTLAVTDAGDSDIILSVPSESA
- the rpl-30 gene encoding Large ribosomal subunit protein eL30 (Confirmed by transcript evidence) — encoded protein: MVMKTGQYVLGYKQTLKSLLNGKAKLVIIANNTPPLRKSEIEYYAMLAKTGVHHYNGNNIELGTACGRLFRVCTLAVTDAGDSDIILSVPSESA
- the madf-10 gene encoding MADF domain-containing protein (Partially confirmed by transcript evidence), producing MDQWSHQNHQGHQSQSTSTGPTPHSHMTHVVPQQKEEVQYMMRQVTDSVRFAMCEAIAHRPGLWDSTREKVSSAARKNLFAEVVEVINQQFVLSPPLTIEEIEKHWKNLKDTYVKTRRKLTFDHDGCPIRPKWKFFDSLMFLDSVNQNDFVMKKRPMQFQGQPYDLYQGPSSKKEKLEEMPSDEYMEFCRSLYLPLKEIGYKDRIHWLKIQKSIRDIVYEAQLESVTKAAPDLQ